One region of Bacillota bacterium genomic DNA includes:
- the rph gene encoding ribonuclease PH, producing the protein MDRLDGRRPDQLRPVRITRNFLAYAEGSVLVEAGMTRVICTASLQEGVPPFLKGSGRGWVTAEYGMLPRSTPERNPRDGGRGRQAGRTYEIQRLIGRSLRAVTDMEALGERTLVLDCDVLQADGGTRTAAITGAFVALVDALDYLRKQEVVSDLPIFSFVAAVSVGLVQGEVLLDLTYEEDARAEVDMNVVMTGDGRLIEVQGTAERKPFDRTQLHRLLDMAQVGIRQLLDLQRQVLGPLAEEVGKHAPPPARLYAPQDVDTGDEERP; encoded by the coding sequence GTGGATAGGCTCGACGGCAGGCGACCCGACCAGTTGCGACCGGTGAGGATCACGCGCAATTTCCTGGCCTATGCCGAGGGCTCTGTGCTGGTGGAGGCCGGCATGACCAGGGTGATCTGCACGGCTTCCCTGCAGGAGGGGGTTCCGCCCTTCCTGAAGGGCAGCGGCCGGGGCTGGGTCACCGCTGAATATGGCATGCTGCCCCGTTCCACGCCGGAGCGCAATCCGCGCGATGGGGGTCGCGGGCGCCAGGCCGGCAGGACGTACGAGATCCAGCGACTGATCGGGCGCTCCCTGCGCGCGGTCACCGATATGGAGGCCCTGGGCGAACGCACCCTGGTGCTGGACTGCGATGTGCTCCAGGCCGATGGAGGCACGCGCACCGCCGCTATCACGGGGGCCTTTGTCGCCCTGGTGGATGCCCTGGATTATCTGAGAAAACAAGAGGTGGTCTCCGACCTCCCCATCTTTTCATTCGTGGCGGCGGTGAGCGTGGGCCTCGTCCAAGGCGAAGTACTCCTGGACCTTACCTACGAGGAGGACGCCCGGGCAGAAGTTGATATGAACGTGGTGATGACCGGTGACGGGCGCCTTATAGAAGTGCAGGGCACCGCGGAGAGGAAGCCCTTCGACCGGACCCAGCTTCACCGCTTGCTCGATATGGCTCAGGTTGGTATCAGGCAGCTTCTCGACTTGCAGCGGCAGGTGCTGGGCCCGCTGGCCGAAGAGGTGGGGAAGCATGCACCCCCTCCCGCCCGGCTGTATGCCCCCCAGGATGTTGATACTGGCGACGAGGAACGCCCATAA
- a CDS encoding non-canonical purine NTP pyrophosphatase has translation MLILATRNAHKVAEIRFILAGLPVEMVSLADLGVALSVPEEEDTYAGNACAKAVAVARHCGAWALADDSGLEVDALGGGPGVRSHRFAGPDASDQENVSLLLTLLADVPPPRRTARFRAAAALCSPDGQVWVGEGCWEGRVATAPRGRRGFGYDPVFIPRIPRAGRTVAQLEPGTKAIFSHRGQAVRALWPLIAELARPDPPSSPVLSRSQRVLPQESGAGGAKS, from the coding sequence ATGTTGATACTGGCGACGAGGAACGCCCATAAGGTAGCGGAGATCCGGTTCATCCTGGCCGGTTTGCCCGTGGAGATGGTGTCCCTGGCCGACCTGGGTGTGGCGTTGTCCGTGCCGGAGGAAGAGGATACGTACGCGGGCAACGCCTGCGCGAAGGCAGTGGCGGTGGCACGGCACTGCGGGGCCTGGGCTCTGGCGGACGATTCCGGCTTGGAGGTGGATGCGCTGGGAGGAGGTCCCGGGGTGCGCTCCCACCGGTTCGCAGGACCTGACGCCAGCGACCAGGAGAACGTCTCGCTATTACTTACTCTGCTGGCGGACGTTCCCCCGCCCCGGCGGACGGCCCGCTTCCGGGCCGCCGCCGCACTGTGTTCGCCGGACGGGCAGGTCTGGGTTGGTGAGGGGTGCTGGGAAGGCAGAGTCGCCACGGCCCCTCGGGGCCGGAGGGGCTTCGGTTACGACCCGGTATTCATTCCCCGGATTCCCCGTGCAGGCCGGACGGTGGCCCAGCTGGAACCTGGGACAAAGGCCATTTTCAGCCACCGGGGACAGGCGGTGCGCGCGCTCTGGCCGCTGATCGCAGAACTGGCCCGCCCTGATCCGCCCAGTAGTCCCGTGCTTTCCCGGAGCCAGCGGGTGCTGCCGCAGGAATCGGGAGCGGGCGGGGCGAAAAGCTAG
- a CDS encoding metallophosphoesterase translates to MRVGVLSDTHGNLALVERIMEEMGSVDLLLHAGDYYEDSCRLAERGVRVIGVLGNCDCRVEGPAERLVQVAGKRVLLTHGHRYRVKQDFRPLLARARELNADVVVFGHTHRAEAFWLGKVLFFNPGSLHAPCGEGPSYGMLLISEDGVCPELYLVRAVKRSHV, encoded by the coding sequence ATGCGGGTAGGGGTTTTGTCCGACACCCATGGCAATCTGGCCCTGGTGGAGCGGATCATGGAAGAGATGGGATCGGTTGACCTGCTCTTGCACGCCGGTGACTACTACGAAGATTCCTGCCGGCTGGCCGAACGCGGTGTGCGGGTGATCGGGGTGCTGGGCAATTGCGATTGCCGGGTGGAGGGCCCCGCGGAAAGACTGGTACAGGTGGCGGGCAAAAGGGTTCTGCTCACCCACGGCCACCGCTACCGGGTCAAGCAAGACTTCCGGCCCTTGCTGGCCCGGGCCCGGGAACTGAATGCGGACGTGGTGGTGTTCGGTCACACCCACCGCGCGGAGGCGTTCTGGCTGGGGAAGGTGTTGTTCTTCAATCCGGGGAGCTTGCACGCGCCTTGCGGCGAAGGACCCTCGTACGGCATGCTGCTCATCAGCGAAGACGGCGTCTGCCCCGAACTCTACCTCGTTCGAGCGGTCAAGCGTTCGCACGTTTGA
- a CDS encoding ferritin-like domain-containing protein: MDNFKQRVEQAVRDELMDAARYTRMALRAPNPELRAILQSIAADENGHARTFAAIANLDPVGLGAAEREEERESFPEGLRRAIQGELEAVAEYAQLAQMAPNPELRNLIISIVADELGHARILAAVMALRPHQGLG, encoded by the coding sequence GTGGACAATTTCAAGCAGCGGGTGGAGCAGGCTGTCCGGGATGAGCTCATGGACGCTGCGAGATACACCCGCATGGCTTTGCGGGCCCCGAACCCCGAACTCCGGGCCATATTACAAAGCATCGCGGCGGATGAGAACGGCCATGCCCGCACGTTTGCAGCCATCGCTAACCTGGATCCCGTTGGCCTTGGTGCCGCAGAGAGGGAGGAAGAACGGGAGTCCTTCCCTGAGGGCCTGAGGAGAGCGATCCAAGGGGAGCTGGAGGCTGTTGCCGAGTATGCTCAACTTGCCCAGATGGCGCCCAATCCGGAACTGCGCAACCTGATTATAAGCATCGTGGCAGATGAACTGGGCCATGCTCGAATCCTGGCGGCTGTCATGGCACTTCGCCCCCACCAGGGGTTGGGGTAA
- the tig gene encoding trigger factor, giving the protein MKVSATAQEDGRMLLEIEVEPERVSAAVQATYRKLVKRVNVPGFRPGKAPLPILDRHLGKGYIERRALDDLVPQVYREAVARAGVETVGRPEVTVKEYQQGQPLRLEARVLVRPEAEIGDLSDIHLDPIEVEVDPAEVEREMDRVRYQHATLVALEDGRVEPGDRVVVDWELRREGTVVQSESNREVDVPGVPWIPASPDGLPPAVAEKLVGAGPGETREADGYRVTVREIRRPELPDLNDDFVKEATGSASVQELRESIENSLRGQKLARIREEREAQITDELLRRCRVEVPEPLVEEELDGLLGRYRHAAGGVLPPEAEADLRTQLRPVAERSARLNLILETIARRENLLPTERDMEPLLRKVAQEGESLAQARARLEEMGIWRDLELSMARGKALKALVERATRGESGGVPGTGSGGADGQGGESI; this is encoded by the coding sequence TTGAAGGTATCCGCTACGGCCCAAGAAGACGGGCGTATGCTGCTGGAGATCGAGGTGGAGCCCGAACGGGTGAGCGCTGCTGTCCAGGCCACCTACCGGAAGCTGGTTAAGAGGGTGAATGTGCCCGGGTTCCGCCCCGGGAAGGCGCCGCTGCCCATCCTGGACAGGCACCTGGGGAAGGGTTATATTGAGCGGCGGGCACTGGACGACCTGGTGCCGCAGGTTTACCGGGAAGCCGTCGCCCGGGCGGGCGTGGAGACTGTAGGGCGTCCGGAGGTCACGGTAAAGGAGTACCAGCAGGGTCAGCCCCTTCGCCTGGAGGCGCGGGTTCTGGTGCGTCCAGAGGCCGAGATAGGGGACCTGAGTGACATCCACCTGGACCCGATCGAGGTGGAAGTGGACCCGGCCGAGGTGGAGCGGGAAATGGACAGGGTGCGCTACCAGCATGCCACCCTGGTAGCGCTGGAAGACGGCCGGGTCGAGCCCGGTGACCGGGTGGTGGTGGACTGGGAACTCCGGCGGGAAGGAACAGTGGTCCAGAGCGAGAGCAACCGGGAAGTGGATGTCCCTGGGGTGCCCTGGATTCCCGCCTCCCCCGACGGGCTGCCGCCGGCCGTGGCCGAGAAGCTGGTGGGTGCGGGTCCCGGAGAGACCAGGGAGGCAGACGGGTACCGGGTAACCGTGCGCGAGATCAGGCGACCGGAATTACCGGATCTGAATGATGATTTTGTCAAGGAAGCAACCGGTTCTGCCTCCGTGCAGGAGTTGCGGGAGAGCATAGAGAATAGCCTGCGTGGGCAGAAGCTCGCCCGCATAAGGGAGGAGCGGGAGGCCCAAATTACCGATGAACTTCTCAGGCGGTGCCGGGTCGAGGTGCCGGAGCCGCTGGTAGAAGAGGAACTGGATGGGCTGCTGGGCAGGTATCGCCACGCGGCGGGAGGGGTTCTTCCCCCTGAGGCGGAGGCGGACCTGCGGACGCAATTGCGTCCCGTGGCAGAGCGTTCCGCGCGACTGAACCTCATCCTGGAGACCATCGCCCGGCGGGAAAACCTGCTTCCCACGGAGCGCGACATGGAACCCTTACTGCGCAAGGTGGCACAGGAAGGGGAGAGTCTAGCCCAGGCGCGGGCCAGGCTGGAGGAGATGGGCATCTGGCGGGATCTGGAACTCAGCATGGCGAGGGGGAAAGCCCTCAAGGCTCTGGTGGAGAGGGCGACAAGGGGGGAGTCCGGTGGGGTACCTGGTACCGGTAGTGGTGGAGCAGACGGGCAGGGGGGAGAGAGCATATGA
- a CDS encoding ATP-dependent Clp protease proteolytic subunit → MGYLVPVVVEQTGRGERAYDIYSRLLKDRIIFIGGPVDDHMANLVIAQLLFLELEDPDKDVNLYINSPGGSVSAGLAIYDTMQHIKPDVSTVCVGLAASIAAVLLTGGTKGKRYSLPNARVMIHQPSMHGLSGPAADLEINVREVLAMRQRLEDILARHTGQPLDRIKRDADRDFYMSPEEARDYGLIDEVLAPKKAKAAAK, encoded by the coding sequence GTGGGGTACCTGGTACCGGTAGTGGTGGAGCAGACGGGCAGGGGGGAGAGAGCATATGACATTTACTCCCGCCTGCTTAAGGACCGCATAATTTTCATAGGCGGCCCGGTCGACGACCATATGGCCAACCTGGTGATTGCCCAGTTGCTGTTCCTTGAACTGGAAGACCCCGACAAGGACGTTAACCTGTACATCAACAGCCCGGGCGGGTCGGTGTCGGCAGGCCTGGCCATATACGACACCATGCAGCACATCAAGCCCGATGTATCGACGGTGTGCGTTGGGCTGGCCGCCAGCATCGCCGCCGTCCTCCTGACCGGGGGCACGAAGGGCAAGCGGTACAGCCTCCCCAATGCCCGGGTGATGATCCATCAGCCCAGCATGCATGGCCTGAGCGGCCCGGCGGCCGACCTGGAGATAAACGTGCGGGAAGTATTGGCCATGCGCCAGCGCCTGGAGGATATCCTGGCCCGGCACACGGGGCAGCCCCTGGACCGGATCAAGAGGGATGCCGACCGCGATTTCTACATGTCGCCCGAGGAGGCCAGAGACTACGGCCTCATCGACGAGGTCCTGGCACCGAAGAAGGCAAAGGCCGCGGCAAAGTAG